One Solanum lycopersicum chromosome 4, SLM_r2.1 DNA window includes the following coding sequences:
- the LOC101249909 gene encoding cytochrome P450 CYP736A12, with translation MLSSIYVVVAFFSFLISLLFYFIHFRWTPEKLHRKLPPGPRGIPIIGNLHILGTLPHRTLYNLSKTYGPIMFLKLGNIPTVIISSPETAELVLRTHDAAFASRPKLKAIHYMSDGTKGLAFAAYGPQWRNNRKFCTQELLTAEKIGYSAGMRKEEIGVLVDEVKGFGGELVNLGKKIGDLIGNMTYRMLFGDGNSERFDLENIVKEMVRLAGIFNVADYVPFLEPFDIQGLNKQLKEAGKRVQEVFDTIINEHEQDARNYTHKSKNKDLVDIMLSYQDNPNSSYSIDRATMKAILSDMIVGAIDTSHTWIEWVFAEIIKHPTVMNKLQDELTSIVGLDRMVEEDDLLKLEYLELVLKETFRLHPVAPLLVPRESIEDVVISECYIPKGSRVMINCWALGHDPNIWSDNVEEFIPERFIGKKKTDLRGHDFHLLPFGYGRRSCPGINLGLITVKLIVAQLVHCFNWDLPDGIFPVDLDMTEKFGLAAPRAQDLLVIPTYRLLC, from the exons ATGTTATCATCCATTTATGTTGTCGTAGcctttttttcatttctcatCTCTCTTCTCTTCTACTTCATCCACTTCCGATGGACTCCGGAAAAACTTCACCGGAAACTTCCACCAGGTCCACGAGGTATTCCGATAATCGGAAATCTCCACATATTAGGTACCCTCCCTCACCGTACCCTCTACAACCTCTCCAAAACCTACGGTCCAATAATGTTCCTAAAACTCGGCAACATTCCAACGGTGATTATTTCATCGCCGGAAACCGCCGAGCTCGTACTGAGAACTCACGACGCAGCTTTCGCAAGCCGGCCGAAGCTGAAAGCGATACATTACATGAGTGACGGTACTAAGGGTTTAGCGTTTGCAGCTTACGGTCCACAGTGGCGCAATAATCGTAAGTTTTGTACTCAGGAGCTGCTCACGGCGGAGAAAATCGGGTATTCAGCCGGGATGAGGAAGGAGGAAATCGGGGTTTTGGTGGATGAAGTGAAGGGATTTGGGGGTGAATTGGTGAATTTGGGGAAGAAGATTGGGGATTTAATTGGGAATATGACTTATCGAATGTTATTTGGGGATGGGAATAGTGAGAGATTTGATTTGGAGAATATTGTAAAGGAGATGGTAAGATTGGCTGGAATTTTTAATGTTGCTGATTATGTGCCTTTTCTTGAGCCATTTGATATTCAG GGCTTGAATAAGCAGTTGAAAGAAGCAGGAAAGCGTGTTCAAGAAGTATTTGATACCATAATCAATGAGCATGAACAAGATGCTAGGAACTACACTCACAAGAGCAAAAACAAGGATCTTGTTGATATCATGTTGTCATATCAAGACAATCCGAACTCATCCTACTCGATTGATCGTGCAACCATGAAAGCTATCCTTTCTGACATGATCGTTGGAGCCATCGATACTTCACACACTTGGATAGAATGGGTGTTTGCAGAAATCATCAAGCATCCAACAGTAATGAACAAACTCCAAGACGAGTTGACTTCTATTGTAGGACTTGATAGAATGGTTGAGGAAGATGACTTACTTAAGTTGGAATACTTAGAACTAGTGCTCAAGGAGACATTCAGGTTACATCCTGTAGCGCCTCTTTTAGTTCCTCGAGAATCAATAGAAGACGTTGTGATAAGTGAATGTTACATACCAAAAGGATCACGAGTTATGATAAATTGTTGGGCGTTAGGACATGATCCTAATATATGGTCGGATAATGTAGAAGAATTTATTCCTGAGAGATTTATTGGTAAGAAGAAGACGGATCTTCGTGGACATGATTTTCATTTACTACCATTTGGATATGGGAGAAGAAGTTGTCCAGGAATAAATCTGGGGTTGATTACAGTGAAGTTGATAGTTGCACAATTAGTACATTGCTTCAATTGGGATTTGCCTGATGGCATATTTCCTGTTGATTTGGACATGACTGAAAAGTTTGGTTTGGCAGCTCCAAGGGCTCAAGATTTGCTTGTTATTCCTACTTACCGTCTACTCTGTTAA